In a single window of the Raphanus sativus cultivar WK10039 chromosome 9, ASM80110v3, whole genome shotgun sequence genome:
- the LOC130500434 gene encoding uncharacterized protein LOC130500434 isoform X1 produces the protein MYARRKSCAKFGGRRPHPGTFRRKKHTGLSDLLPAGRELRFNRCLRMKKSSLAATNSTIPCLHGPPLVMKKMSSLTTTSTMPCLDAPLKISSPHDVTTTTTIPQSPSSVAELSSDQV, from the exons ATGTACGCGAGGAGGAAGTCATGTGCAAAATTTGGGGGGAGACGACCACATCCCGGTACTTTTCGGCGTAAAAAGCATACGGGGCTGTCTGATCTTTTGCCCGCCGGCCGAGAACTCCGATTTAACAGATGTTTGAGGATG AAAAAGTCATCACTTGCTGCTACAAATTCGACCATACCCTGTCTGCATGGTCCTCCTTTAGTGATGAAG AAAATGTCATCACTTACTACTACTTCCACCATGCCCTGTCTTGATGCTCCTTTG AAAATATCATCACCTCACGATGTtactaccaccaccaccatacctCAGTCGCCatcaag CGTAGCTGAGCTCAGCTCCGATCAAGTTTAG
- the LOC130500434 gene encoding uncharacterized protein LOC130500434 isoform X2 translates to MYARRKSCAKFGGRRPHPGTFRRKKHTGLSDLLPAGRELRFNRCLRMKKSSLAATNSTIPCLHGPPLVMKKMSSLTTTSTMPCLDAPLKISSPHDVTTTTTIPQSPSS, encoded by the exons ATGTACGCGAGGAGGAAGTCATGTGCAAAATTTGGGGGGAGACGACCACATCCCGGTACTTTTCGGCGTAAAAAGCATACGGGGCTGTCTGATCTTTTGCCCGCCGGCCGAGAACTCCGATTTAACAGATGTTTGAGGATG AAAAAGTCATCACTTGCTGCTACAAATTCGACCATACCCTGTCTGCATGGTCCTCCTTTAGTGATGAAG AAAATGTCATCACTTACTACTACTTCCACCATGCCCTGTCTTGATGCTCCTTTG AAAATATCATCACCTCACGATGTtactaccaccaccaccatacctCAGTCGCCatcaag CTGA